One region of Marispirochaeta aestuarii genomic DNA includes:
- a CDS encoding DEAD/DEAH box helicase, with protein sequence MSQSTQSFQALGLDTRLLKAVETQGYSSPTPVQFRAIPLILKGNDVLGGAQTGTGKTAAFVLPLLQRLARPGGRGSAPRVLILTPTRELAAQVHQSVVDYGANMRLHSTVIFGGVGIGPQIQALRRGIDILVATPGRLLDHVGQGTLDLSRIETLVLDEADRMLDMGFINDIRKVIRELPVKRQNLLFSATYSDDVRKLANSILNNPVAVEVTPRNTAAETVSHVVHPVEKARKSELITQLIKEHNWFRILVFTRTKHGADRLSKHLAKNGIPSAAIHGNKSQNARTRALKEFKAGNVQTLVATDIAARGLDIDDLPHVINYELPNVPEDYVHRIGRTGRAGASGLASSLVSADEKGYLDGIEKLLKRRIEVQEINGFRMEKDAGPPPHIVQAQRMRERSQQRRQSRDRSINSRRSSRTH encoded by the coding sequence ATGTCTCAATCAACTCAAAGCTTTCAGGCCCTTGGTCTGGATACGCGGCTGCTCAAGGCCGTTGAAACTCAGGGCTACAGCAGCCCCACACCGGTCCAGTTCCGGGCCATCCCCCTGATCCTCAAAGGAAACGATGTACTGGGCGGCGCCCAGACCGGTACCGGCAAAACCGCCGCCTTTGTTCTGCCCCTGCTGCAGCGCCTTGCCAGGCCCGGCGGACGGGGAAGCGCCCCGCGGGTGCTGATTCTGACCCCCACCAGGGAGCTTGCCGCCCAGGTTCACCAGAGCGTTGTGGACTACGGCGCCAATATGCGCCTCCATTCCACGGTCATCTTCGGCGGTGTCGGCATCGGCCCGCAGATACAGGCCCTGCGCCGGGGAATCGATATACTGGTGGCTACCCCGGGACGTCTCCTGGACCATGTAGGCCAGGGAACCCTGGACCTCTCCCGAATCGAAACCCTGGTGCTGGACGAGGCGGACCGGATGCTGGATATGGGCTTTATCAACGATATCCGCAAGGTTATACGGGAACTGCCCGTAAAACGGCAGAACCTTCTCTTTTCAGCCACCTATTCCGACGATGTCCGCAAGCTGGCGAACTCCATCCTGAACAACCCCGTGGCGGTGGAGGTTACACCCCGCAATACCGCCGCAGAAACGGTAAGCCACGTGGTGCATCCTGTGGAGAAAGCCCGCAAGAGCGAGCTTATTACCCAGCTTATAAAGGAGCACAACTGGTTCCGCATCCTGGTTTTCACCAGAACCAAGCACGGCGCCGACAGGCTTTCGAAGCATCTGGCCAAGAACGGGATACCCTCTGCGGCTATCCACGGCAACAAGAGCCAGAACGCCCGCACCAGGGCCCTGAAGGAGTTCAAAGCCGGAAATGTCCAAACCCTGGTTGCCACGGACATTGCAGCCCGGGGACTGGATATCGATGATCTGCCCCACGTTATAAACTACGAATTGCCCAACGTGCCGGAGGACTACGTCCACCGCATCGGCCGGACAGGCCGGGCAGGGGCTTCGGGGCTGGCATCCTCCCTGGTGAGCGCCGACGAGAAGGGCTACCTGGATGGGATCGAGAAGCTCCTGAAGCGCAGGATCGAGGTACAGGAGATAAACGGCTTCCGGATGGAAAAGGATGCCGGCCCGCCCCCCCACATTGTCCAGGCCCAGCGGATGCGTGAACGCAGCCAGCAGCGCCGCCAGAGCCGGGACCGGAGCATTAACAGCCGCCGGAGCAGCCGAACTCATTGA
- a CDS encoding exodeoxyribonuclease III: MINIYSWNVNGIRAAQKKGLMEWFGGIQPDILALQETKAQPEQLDEELISPAGYTALWASAQKKGYSGVSVYSREEPLKVDTLGAEEFDSEGRGLVLTFPKFTLFNCYFPNSQPEGARLDYKLDFCSFLHEAAKERVAAGENVVIVGDYNIAHKPIDLARPDQNEKNPGYLPEERAWMDSFTADGFTDTFRMFTSEGENYTWWSYRAGARPKNIGWRIDYACVNDGFAGAVKSSSIHADVMGSDHCPVSIELDL, encoded by the coding sequence TTGATTAACATCTACTCGTGGAACGTCAATGGTATTCGGGCGGCCCAAAAGAAGGGGCTTATGGAATGGTTCGGCGGAATACAGCCGGATATCCTCGCCCTGCAGGAGACCAAGGCCCAGCCGGAACAGCTGGATGAGGAGCTGATCTCCCCCGCGGGCTACACCGCCCTGTGGGCCAGCGCTCAGAAGAAAGGCTACAGCGGGGTCTCAGTCTACAGCAGGGAGGAGCCCCTGAAGGTGGATACCCTGGGGGCGGAGGAGTTCGACTCCGAAGGCCGGGGACTGGTCCTCACCTTCCCGAAGTTTACCCTGTTCAACTGCTATTTTCCCAACAGCCAGCCCGAAGGGGCCAGGCTCGATTACAAGCTGGATTTCTGCTCTTTCCTTCATGAAGCCGCGAAAGAACGGGTCGCCGCGGGGGAGAACGTCGTCATCGTCGGGGACTACAATATCGCCCACAAGCCCATCGACCTTGCAAGACCCGACCAGAACGAAAAGAACCCCGGCTACCTTCCGGAGGAGCGGGCCTGGATGGACAGCTTTACCGCCGACGGTTTTACCGACACCTTCCGGATGTTCACCAGTGAAGGCGAAAATTACACCTGGTGGTCCTATCGTGCCGGAGCCAGGCCGAAGAACATCGGCTGGCGTATCGACTACGCCTGCGTCAACGACGGTTTTGCCGGGGCGGTAAAATCCTCCTCTATCCACGCGGATGTGATGGGTTCGGACCACTGTCCGGTCTCGATCGAGCTGGATCTGTAA
- a CDS encoding MBL fold metallo-hydrolase, which translates to MQPVLPFLEIHPVSIGHAHVYLIKAGDTGVLVDTGIPGSEQKILAAASKAGLEPKKISLILLTHAHYDHAGSLAALREASGAPVCCSRYEETHLLSGRTPFPKGLGLYSKAVSKLAGTILAGRKQFTAVQPDILITDERDLSDFGIPGRIVPMPGHSGGSIALLLENGAAFIGDAAFNILPWSVVPPFADDPEDLLTSWRYLLQSGAEHFYPGHGKPFSRDKLAGSLEKLIKKAQRESGEKID; encoded by the coding sequence TTGCAGCCCGTTTTACCTTTCCTGGAGATACACCCTGTTTCCATCGGCCATGCTCATGTCTACCTGATCAAAGCGGGGGATACCGGGGTTCTTGTGGATACGGGTATTCCGGGATCGGAACAGAAAATACTGGCCGCCGCAAGCAAAGCAGGTCTCGAACCGAAGAAGATATCTCTTATCCTGCTGACCCACGCCCATTACGACCACGCAGGATCCCTGGCGGCGCTCAGGGAGGCAAGCGGGGCCCCGGTATGCTGCTCCCGTTACGAGGAAACTCATCTGCTTTCCGGCAGAACCCCCTTTCCCAAAGGTCTCGGATTGTACTCGAAAGCCGTATCAAAACTGGCGGGCACAATCCTGGCCGGAAGAAAACAGTTCACAGCAGTACAGCCGGATATTCTTATAACAGACGAGAGGGACCTGTCGGACTTCGGCATTCCCGGAAGGATCGTTCCCATGCCCGGGCATTCAGGAGGGTCCATAGCGCTGTTGCTGGAGAATGGAGCCGCCTTCATCGGCGATGCGGCATTCAACATTCTTCCCTGGTCGGTGGTTCCACCCTTTGCGGATGATCCGGAAGATCTGCTTACAAGCTGGCGATACCTTCTGCAGAGCGGCGCTGAACACTTCTATCCGGGCCATGGAAAACCCTTTTCCCGGGATAAGCTGGCAGGCAGCCTGGAAAAACTGATAAAAAAAGCACAAAGAGAATCAGGAGAAAAAATTGATTAA
- a CDS encoding type 2 periplasmic-binding domain-containing protein yields MRTAFRLYPGIALLLILTSGLFAQAPEPGSSEGPYMVEEINYHIDGITRKGALMKELGDLRTGISFQSENELQNFIAEQRQLLLNLRQLKESSRIEYSVGEKTGGHYPVRLDIYTEDSWNIIVLPIPEYDSNNGFSLTLKYRDLNLFGTLERFALDVAWERQDGDTNNRLELEFILPFQWLEHQWHWDTAAYWEYTAGEHDLESYTSVGVDLPIKDYTPTLSFRESYNYESTDIDKNWITSRLELAEDFSTGLFLPGFGQFIYTPGIYTEIDYKFDKPISREKEGPGIGYGQLLTAGQVDWIGNFRKGVDLRIENTNTWNLQHLYWNRDARASLSGFYPLPFRILFWPFMVSGRVAGFAEFDGEFEEEAASYIRGIRDLKMGEAVEYGGFINTDLTMRAFTIPDFVEGQGSVFFDAGWVKEQDTAFDPDKHFKMGLGLEAIGFPFFARGYYIRTSLGIDLKAVIDQGDWGGENYELFIVLGHHY; encoded by the coding sequence GTGAGAACCGCTTTCCGACTCTATCCTGGTATCGCCCTTCTGCTGATCCTTACCAGCGGCCTTTTCGCCCAGGCCCCGGAACCGGGGAGTTCCGAAGGCCCATATATGGTGGAGGAAATCAACTATCATATTGATGGAATCACCCGAAAAGGTGCACTCATGAAGGAGCTCGGCGACCTGAGAACAGGGATCTCCTTTCAGAGCGAAAACGAGCTGCAGAATTTTATAGCCGAACAGCGGCAGCTGCTTCTGAACCTGAGGCAGCTGAAGGAGAGCTCCCGGATTGAATACTCAGTTGGAGAAAAGACCGGCGGACACTACCCGGTACGCCTGGACATCTACACCGAGGACAGCTGGAACATAATCGTGCTCCCTATCCCCGAGTACGATTCCAACAACGGTTTTTCCCTGACTCTCAAGTACCGCGACCTGAATCTCTTCGGAACCCTGGAACGCTTCGCCCTGGATGTCGCCTGGGAACGCCAGGATGGGGATACGAACAACCGTCTGGAGCTGGAGTTCATCCTGCCCTTCCAGTGGCTGGAGCATCAGTGGCACTGGGACACGGCAGCCTACTGGGAATACACGGCGGGGGAGCATGATCTTGAGTCCTACACCTCCGTGGGCGTCGATCTTCCGATAAAAGACTACACCCCCACCCTGAGCTTCAGGGAGAGTTACAACTACGAGAGCACCGATATAGACAAAAACTGGATTACCTCCCGGCTGGAACTGGCGGAGGATTTCTCCACCGGCCTCTTCCTTCCCGGTTTCGGCCAGTTCATCTATACCCCTGGGATCTATACGGAGATCGATTACAAGTTCGATAAACCCATATCCCGGGAGAAGGAGGGACCCGGAATCGGCTACGGACAGCTCCTGACGGCCGGCCAGGTGGACTGGATCGGGAACTTCAGAAAGGGAGTGGATCTGCGGATCGAGAACACCAACACCTGGAACCTGCAGCACCTCTATTGGAACCGGGATGCCAGGGCTTCCCTCTCCGGATTCTATCCCCTTCCCTTCAGGATTCTTTTCTGGCCCTTCATGGTTTCCGGCAGGGTGGCCGGCTTTGCCGAGTTCGACGGCGAGTTCGAGGAAGAGGCCGCCAGTTATATCCGGGGCATCCGGGATTTGAAGATGGGTGAGGCTGTGGAATACGGGGGATTCATCAATACCGATCTGACCATGAGGGCCTTCACAATCCCTGATTTTGTGGAAGGACAGGGATCGGTCTTCTTCGACGCCGGATGGGTCAAGGAGCAGGATACGGCCTTTGATCCGGATAAGCACTTCAAGATGGGCCTGGGGCTTGAGGCCATCGGGTTTCCCTTTTTCGCCAGGGGATATTATATTAGAACATCCCTTGGGATCGATTTGAAGGCGGTTATCGACCAGGGCGACTGGGGAGGAGAGAATTATGAACTCTTCATCGTTCTTGGACACCACTATTAA
- a CDS encoding tetratricopeptide repeat protein, whose product MKEKMRAAVCGAGIALLCLLVGMEILSFIRVKSTFIELGDLLHTQHGERMKAVLNLEEAVSAGFECTAEALNGLETIERSLSECLYAMNRQFSSDLAAVRRGQTVLAAALKETDFRPQDPGDDLFVQSLFRKGQDSFAAERYGEAAVSMSEVLSLVPDFHEARLIRAAAFYRENPLDSGRREEIRADLAVVLTREPHNILALATMGSIALEEQDWPRARRYCRHLIEVDDRNIEAARMFVVACRGEGCIEEAEEEITLLLQDDPDNPRYLLYRGEVLENQKKYGQALASYEAACRRDPAYFPALLGAARTAANSGNYPRARKLLSSPSVPKNYETCSLLGECCIRLGETDDAVSWWKRAAASLTLNTPEDTKKAADCYLKIARYSSEAVDFEGALRAAAKGLRLSENPELHLIRAKALLETGRKDEAQEELSLVFQSEEDPQLTEEARELLERLAGEDG is encoded by the coding sequence ATGAAAGAAAAAATGCGTGCCGCTGTCTGCGGGGCGGGAATCGCTCTACTCTGTCTGCTTGTCGGCATGGAGATCCTCTCCTTTATCCGTGTAAAAAGCACTTTTATCGAACTCGGTGACCTTCTTCATACTCAGCATGGTGAACGCATGAAAGCTGTTCTGAACCTTGAAGAAGCTGTAAGCGCCGGTTTCGAGTGTACTGCGGAGGCCTTAAACGGGCTTGAGACGATAGAGCGTTCCCTGAGCGAATGCCTGTACGCCATGAACAGACAATTTTCTTCTGATCTTGCAGCTGTCCGCCGGGGACAGACAGTTCTGGCCGCAGCCCTGAAGGAGACAGACTTCAGGCCACAGGACCCCGGGGATGATCTGTTTGTGCAGTCCCTGTTCAGAAAGGGGCAGGATAGTTTCGCCGCAGAACGCTACGGAGAAGCCGCGGTCAGCATGTCGGAGGTGCTTTCTCTCGTGCCGGATTTCCATGAAGCGCGCCTGATCCGTGCCGCAGCGTTTTACCGGGAAAACCCTCTGGACTCCGGACGCCGGGAAGAGATCAGGGCCGATCTTGCTGTGGTCTTAACCAGGGAGCCTCATAACATCCTTGCCCTGGCGACCATGGGAAGTATTGCCCTTGAGGAACAGGACTGGCCGAGGGCGCGTCGGTACTGTCGGCACCTCATCGAAGTGGATGACCGTAATATCGAGGCTGCCCGGATGTTCGTTGTCGCCTGCCGGGGGGAAGGCTGTATCGAGGAGGCTGAAGAAGAGATTACCCTGCTTTTACAGGATGATCCGGACAATCCCCGCTACCTGCTGTACCGCGGTGAAGTGCTGGAGAATCAGAAGAAGTATGGCCAGGCCCTTGCTTCCTACGAGGCAGCCTGCAGGCGGGATCCTGCCTATTTTCCTGCGCTGCTCGGGGCAGCCCGCACGGCCGCAAATTCGGGAAACTACCCCCGTGCCAGGAAGCTTCTCAGCTCTCCTTCGGTTCCGAAGAATTATGAAACCTGCAGCCTGCTTGGGGAGTGCTGTATAAGGCTGGGCGAGACTGACGATGCAGTAAGCTGGTGGAAAAGGGCGGCTGCCTCCCTGACACTGAATACACCCGAGGATACAAAAAAGGCTGCGGATTGTTATCTGAAGATTGCCCGGTATTCTTCTGAAGCTGTCGACTTTGAAGGAGCCTTGAGGGCGGCGGCAAAGGGGCTTCGGCTTTCCGAAAATCCGGAGCTGCACCTGATCAGGGCAAAAGCCCTGCTGGAAACCGGTCGAAAGGACGAGGCACAGGAGGAACTGTCTCTGGTCTTTCAATCAGAGGAGGACCCTCAGCTGACCGAAGAGGCCCGGGAACTTCTTGAGCGTCTGGCAGGCGAAGATGGGTGA